One genomic window of Thermococcus indicus includes the following:
- a CDS encoding FecCD family ABC transporter permease — protein sequence MEHYKRMPVSSSIFGKAFFVFLPILAIFLGIFVGSYPTNPFSLDEIGKTIIMNIRLPRTLLAVSAGIGLSLAGMTFQAVFRNPLVEGSLLGVSAGAAVGAALGFAFLPQFGITPLALLFGMVAVGFAYMIARMGGRLTPVSLILGGVIVSALFSAVLSILLILLPNEGLSGIVIWMMGSFSNAEWWMIKYSLPAVSIIGVVIYLLSFKLDVLSLGEEAELLGVNLTLWRTIFVFLASALVACIVSFTGMIGWVGLVVPHIARMIVGPEHSSLTPTVVSIGVTTTVMADVLVRLLPFDVPVGILMTLIGVPFFAYLLKKTGGGWS from the coding sequence ATGGAACACTACAAGAGAATGCCTGTGAGCTCTTCCATATTTGGAAAGGCTTTCTTCGTCTTCCTTCCAATTTTGGCCATTTTCCTCGGGATATTCGTTGGTAGCTACCCGACCAATCCGTTCTCGCTCGATGAAATTGGAAAAACCATCATAATGAACATCCGCCTTCCGAGAACTTTGCTCGCCGTTTCCGCTGGAATAGGGTTGAGTCTGGCTGGAATGACCTTTCAGGCTGTTTTCAGGAATCCCCTCGTTGAGGGTTCCCTCCTCGGCGTGAGTGCCGGTGCGGCGGTTGGTGCGGCCTTGGGCTTTGCCTTTCTGCCCCAGTTTGGGATAACCCCATTGGCGCTCCTCTTTGGAATGGTGGCGGTTGGTTTCGCCTACATGATAGCGAGGATGGGTGGCAGACTAACCCCCGTCTCACTCATCCTCGGTGGCGTCATAGTCTCGGCCCTCTTCTCGGCAGTGCTCTCAATACTCCTGATTCTCCTGCCCAATGAGGGCCTTTCTGGAATAGTCATCTGGATGATGGGCAGCTTCTCAAACGCCGAGTGGTGGATGATAAAGTATTCCCTTCCTGCAGTCTCAATAATCGGGGTTGTGATATACCTCCTCTCCTTCAAGCTCGACGTCCTGAGCCTCGGTGAGGAAGCGGAACTGCTGGGAGTTAACTTGACCCTGTGGAGGACAATCTTTGTTTTCCTTGCCTCGGCGCTCGTTGCGTGCATAGTGTCATTCACCGGAATGATTGGGTGGGTCGGTCTCGTGGTTCCCCACATAGCGAGAATGATTGTCGGGCCTGAACACTCCAGTCTAACCCCGACAGTCGTTTCAATTGGGGTAACCACCACCGTGATGGCGGACGTGCTCGTTAGACTGCTTCCTTTCGACGTTCCGGTTGGTATCCTAATGACGCTAATAGGAGTCCCGTTCTTCGCATACCTGCTCAAAAAAACGGGGGGTGGATGGAGTTGA
- a CDS encoding flavodoxin domain-containing protein, with protein MELKALVVYATRYGSSKRAAEIVGKTLGEGTEIVNVEKFPSPESYDLVVFVAPIYGDGPLKPMMEYIERYKEKLEEVPKAFLLLALDTSGVVFRGELHGGILYSKPLVEAFEVPPFTASSLGASSTRTSSMTTTEKFSKGFTQ; from the coding sequence ATGGAGTTGAAGGCACTCGTTGTTTACGCAACCAGGTACGGCTCGTCAAAGAGGGCCGCGGAGATAGTTGGAAAAACCCTCGGAGAAGGAACGGAGATTGTTAACGTGGAAAAGTTTCCATCGCCAGAAAGCTATGACCTCGTGGTCTTCGTCGCCCCAATCTACGGCGACGGGCCGCTAAAGCCGATGATGGAGTACATCGAGAGGTACAAAGAGAAGCTGGAGGAAGTTCCCAAGGCGTTCCTCCTTCTCGCGCTCGATACATCCGGTGTGGTCTTCAGAGGGGAGCTCCACGGGGGAATACTCTACTCAAAGCCGCTGGTTGAAGCCTTCGAGGTGCCCCCTTTTACGGCAAGCTCGTTGGGGGCGAGCTCGACCCGGACAAGCTCGATGACCACGACAGAAAAGTTCTCGAAAGGGTTTACTCAATGA
- a CDS encoding DNA-binding protein: MLKDVLRLIEEGTSNPKEIAKKLGVEEEKVLGAIEILKSLGYLKSNEQESCSACPLKNLCPTSCSPGDRVLYFELSR; encoded by the coding sequence ATGCTGAAGGATGTGCTCCGGCTTATTGAAGAGGGAACGAGCAATCCAAAGGAGATTGCCAAAAAACTCGGCGTAGAGGAAGAAAAAGTCCTCGGGGCAATAGAGATTTTAAAGTCTCTGGGTTATCTTAAGTCTAATGAGCAGGAGAGCTGCTCCGCCTGTCCGTTAAAGAACCTGTGCCCGACTTCTTGCTCCCCAGGAGACAGGGTTCTCTACTTTGAGCTCTCGCGATGA
- a CDS encoding ABC transporter ATP-binding protein, whose translation MLKAENLSFSYGSFSLEDVSIEVKEGEILSLLGPNGAGKSTLLKLMFGILRPHKGEVLVDGHNVLELPVNERAKKIGFVPQKHHPAFAFRAIDFVLLGAAPEIGLFGAPTRKHRKRAYKLLRMFGLEKYAGRPYTSLSGGQMQLLLIARALMMDPRYLLLDEPINHLDLRNAILVMKKIQQLAKNGVGVVMVLHDPNMAALFSDRVSIMKDGRILQTGTPEEILRCEVLECAYETKFLVVDDPVRVVVPQVV comes from the coding sequence ATGTTAAAGGCTGAGAACCTGAGCTTCTCCTACGGCTCTTTTTCCCTTGAAGATGTGAGCATTGAGGTGAAAGAGGGAGAAATACTGTCCCTCCTCGGGCCGAACGGAGCCGGAAAGAGCACCTTACTCAAGCTCATGTTTGGAATCCTGAGGCCACATAAGGGGGAAGTGCTCGTTGATGGACACAACGTGCTGGAGCTCCCGGTTAATGAAAGGGCTAAAAAGATCGGCTTTGTTCCTCAGAAGCATCACCCGGCCTTCGCTTTCAGGGCGATTGACTTCGTTCTCCTCGGTGCGGCACCTGAAATAGGCCTCTTTGGAGCCCCAACCAGAAAACACCGGAAAAGAGCATACAAGCTGTTGAGGATGTTCGGGCTTGAAAAGTACGCCGGGAGGCCTTACACTTCCCTCAGTGGTGGCCAGATGCAGCTTTTGCTGATTGCGAGGGCACTCATGATGGACCCAAGATACCTCCTTCTCGACGAACCGATAAACCACCTCGACCTTAGAAACGCCATTCTCGTCATGAAAAAGATTCAGCAGCTCGCAAAGAACGGGGTGGGAGTGGTGATGGTTCTCCACGACCCCAACATGGCAGCACTGTTTTCGGACAGGGTTTCGATAATGAAAGATGGCAGAATTCTGCAAACGGGAACGCCGGAGGAAATACTGAGGTGCGAAGTCCTTGAGTGCGCCTACGAGACTAAGTTCCTCGTCGTTGATGACCCGGTCAGGGTTGTAGTGCCCCAGGTGGTATAA
- a CDS encoding GNAT family N-acetyltransferase, whose translation MTKIILTTGEGKKTEAEHFVRLMEISAPEYFPALLGPKFREVFERLFIEKANLFSHEHVVFAVYEGQIAGMLLSYDWKTKEREEKRTGWLMMKTLGFDFLKRLPAFLSAGGGSGRLEEGDYYVSNVAVYPEFRGRKIGKALMLKAEELARESGAKRIALDVERENKVAIAVYKKLGYSVEREHTVGLEGRTYEFYRMVKELKRER comes from the coding sequence ATGACCAAGATAATTCTCACGACCGGAGAAGGGAAGAAAACCGAGGCCGAGCACTTCGTGAGGCTTATGGAGATCTCCGCGCCGGAGTACTTTCCGGCACTCCTCGGGCCGAAATTCCGGGAGGTCTTCGAGAGGCTCTTCATTGAAAAGGCCAACCTCTTCAGCCACGAGCACGTTGTCTTTGCGGTTTACGAAGGCCAAATAGCCGGAATGCTCCTGAGCTACGACTGGAAGACCAAAGAGAGGGAGGAGAAAAGAACGGGCTGGCTGATGATGAAGACCCTTGGCTTCGACTTTCTAAAGAGGCTCCCGGCTTTTCTGAGCGCTGGAGGGGGCTCCGGCAGGCTTGAAGAAGGGGACTACTACGTCAGCAACGTTGCCGTTTATCCAGAATTTCGCGGGAGAAAGATAGGAAAGGCCCTGATGCTGAAGGCTGAGGAGCTGGCGAGGGAGAGCGGGGCAAAAAGGATAGCCCTCGACGTTGAGAGGGAAAACAAGGTCGCCATTGCCGTCTACAAAAAGCTCGGCTACTCCGTTGAGAGGGAGCACACCGTAGGACTCGAGGGGCGGACTTATGAGTTCTACAGAATGGTGAAGGAACTGAAGAGAGAAAGATAA
- a CDS encoding ArsR/SmtB family transcription factor: protein MTEVCKVYEEHLDRILEAQANLPEDEVVLEVADFFDALGNPTRLKILLALMEAGELCTCDLSAITRLSVSAISHQLRILKDRKIVTYRKDGKNVFYRLDDEHIRDILRTALAHLSEVK, encoded by the coding sequence ATGACCGAAGTGTGTAAGGTGTACGAGGAACATCTGGACAGAATCCTGGAGGCCCAGGCAAATCTGCCGGAGGATGAGGTTGTGTTGGAGGTAGCGGACTTTTTCGATGCCCTCGGGAACCCGACGAGGCTTAAAATCCTGCTCGCGCTAATGGAAGCCGGAGAGCTCTGTACCTGTGATTTATCCGCGATAACCAGGCTCTCCGTATCCGCTATTTCGCACCAGCTTCGCATCCTCAAGGACAGGAAGATCGTAACTTACCGCAAGGACGGCAAGAACGTCTTCTATCGCCTCGACGACGAGCACATCAGGGATATACTGAGAACCGCCCTCGCGCACCTCTCGGAGGTGAAGTGA